A stretch of the Vulcanisaeta souniana JCM 11219 genome encodes the following:
- a CDS encoding sugar phosphate nucleotidyltransferase, which translates to MAYSREVIGVVLGGGRGTNMEPLTPYLEKPLIMVLGKPLIYYPVRNLAWLGLRNIYIISRNPLRISNELGHYFDKVSLESIGQRGDDINSALKMVNEITSKGTTIISFGDVVLPQEAYELALNSHVNSGKPVTVLMTPLSDLQGYFEVQINDDVLINKVSEHRAGYAWTGVLIAEKEFLTLLSEFNGDINETLKRFKGNVNTALWSGWFVDVSYPWDLLSTIRYLVSDLRETRISKDADVSPRAIIEGPVIIDEGARIDHGAIIRGPVYIGRNAYIGNNSIIRNNTSLEGEAVIGADAEITESLIGYRATVGRGSFIGSSVIGDESTVEPGVVTLNVLPSGIEVSHLSPVIVKGKQLAKLGAIVGPKARIGANTVIYPGTIIEHSKYIQPLSILK; encoded by the coding sequence ATGGCATATTCCAGGGAGGTCATTGGGGTTGTTCTGGGCGGTGGTAGGGGAACTAACATGGAACCATTAACGCCTTACCTTGAGAAACCACTAATAATGGTATTGGGAAAACCACTCATTTACTATCCCGTAAGAAACCTGGCATGGCTGGGGTTAAGGAACATCTATATAATATCCAGAAACCCATTGAGGATCAGTAATGAATTAGGGCATTACTTCGATAAGGTTTCCCTGGAGAGTATTGGACAGAGGGGTGATGATATTAATAGCGCCCTGAAGATGGTTAATGAAATCACGAGTAAAGGTACCACCATAATATCCTTTGGAGACGTGGTACTGCCGCAAGAAGCCTATGAACTAGCACTAAACAGCCATGTGAACTCGGGGAAGCCAGTAACGGTATTAATGACCCCACTATCTGACTTACAGGGCTATTTCGAGGTTCAGATAAATGATGACGTCCTAATAAACAAGGTCTCAGAACACAGGGCAGGTTATGCATGGACAGGGGTTCTTATCGCCGAAAAGGAGTTTCTGACCTTATTGAGCGAGTTTAATGGCGACATTAACGAGACTCTGAAAAGATTTAAGGGCAACGTCAATACTGCGCTTTGGAGCGGCTGGTTTGTTGACGTTAGTTACCCATGGGATTTACTGAGCACAATAAGGTACCTAGTTAGTGACTTAAGAGAGACCAGGATTAGTAAGGATGCCGATGTTTCACCAAGGGCAATTATAGAGGGCCCCGTAATAATTGATGAGGGCGCCAGGATAGATCATGGTGCAATAATTCGAGGGCCTGTGTATATAGGGAGGAATGCATATATTGGCAATAACTCAATAATCAGGAATAATACGTCACTTGAGGGCGAGGCGGTGATTGGGGCTGATGCCGAAATAACAGAGTCATTGATTGGATATAGGGCTACGGTGGGTAGAGGCTCGTTCATAGGCAGTTCAGTAATTGGTGATGAGAGCACCGTGGAGCCTGGCGTTGTGACACTGAATGTACTGCCAAGTGGCATCGAGGTTTCGCATCTGTCACCCGTCATTGTTAAAGGGAAGCAGTTGGCTAAGTTAGGCGCCATAGTTGGTCCTAAGGCTAGGATAGGGGCCAATACCGTGATATATCCAGGAACCATAATCGAACATAGTAAATACATACAACCACTATCAATATTAAAATGA
- a CDS encoding HAD family acid phosphatase, translating to MKYVSFDIDGVLVNSEDRLSMCIKPSNEVDWDCFLDCRKLFMDKPKQRIIEFLRLLRNRGFGIVIVTGRREYMRECTMNQLRGFGVIGFDGLFMRPDDNIEPDSMYKSWMIRNLLRRYDILVHFDDNASTVATLVSNGIDAVVLS from the coding sequence ATGAAGTACGTATCTTTTGATATAGATGGCGTGCTTGTAAATTCTGAGGATAGACTAAGTATGTGCATTAAACCTAGTAATGAGGTTGATTGGGATTGCTTCCTGGACTGTAGAAAGTTATTCATGGATAAACCAAAGCAAAGAATAATAGAGTTCCTTAGGTTATTAAGGAACAGGGGCTTCGGCATAGTAATTGTCACAGGAAGGAGGGAATACATGAGAGAATGCACCATGAATCAACTGAGGGGTTTTGGCGTAATTGGATTTGATGGATTATTCATGAGACCTGATGACAATATAGAGCCGGATTCCATGTATAAGTCATGGATGATCCGAAATCTATTGAGGAGGTATGACATACTCGTGCACTTTGATGATAATGCAAGCACTGTAGCGACCCTGGTAAGTAATGGCATTGATGCCGTGGTGCTCTCATGA
- a CDS encoding DNA-directed DNA polymerase I translates to MKKREYRDEEEEEEEEFEEGIEENEEKTEEVSIKAETPQNTPPSIVLTVTYDGKAGKALVKLYDPVNDRIYFWYDNTGHKPYLLTNIRPEEVVSKLSKVILHPGFSHIEVVEKYDPLNDRKEIFTKIDAKDPLSIGGRADSIRELLPKTWESRIRYHLCYIYDNDVVPGMFYRIEDGRLVQVPVEVPSEIERFIKRLYSNDKEYLEEAEKWIPLFQAPVPNIKRLSLDIEVFTPQENRIPNPREANYEIIAIGLAGSDGLRKVLVLKRPGMELRPEDLDDLLYDDIEVEFFDSEYDMLREFFSIMLQYPILITFNGDNFDLPYIYHRALKLGFRKEEIPITVGRNEASIALGIHLDLYKFFNIRAIEVYAFGGKYRGMDRTLDTIAHAIIGMSKLSRDKTVSQMSYVELINYNFRDAFLGLYLTTYDDNLVLRLILLMSRISKTPPDDLVRNQISAWIKNMLYYEHRKRGWLIPEKEDIIKAKGDIATRAIIKGKKYAGAIVLDPMPGIFPRVYVLDFASMYPSVIKRWNISYETVKCPNEREQSNKPIPELPHWVCNDRRGLTALIVGLLRDLRAYVYKKLAKSAPSGVLKSYYNVVQSALKVFINASYGVLGADIFQLYCPPAAELTTALARYVLSRTVLRALELGLVPIYGDTDSLFIWNPDENKLKELIDWVDKEFGIEIELDKVYRLVAMSGRKKNYVGILEDGELDIKGLVGKKRNTPDFAKEAFNEVLGLLSDIQGLEDVDKVVEEVRNKVRDYYRRLQRREIPLNKLAIRTALTKPLESYTKNTPQHVKAALQLKNHGYNARPGDIIIYIKTTGKDGVKPIQLARIDEVDPNKYIEYLRTSLEQVLDAFGIEFESIMGSSIIDNYS, encoded by the coding sequence ATGAAGAAGAGAGAATACAGGGATGAGGAGGAAGAGGAAGAGGAGGAGTTCGAGGAGGGGATCGAAGAGAATGAGGAAAAGACCGAGGAGGTTTCCATAAAAGCTGAGACGCCGCAGAATACTCCGCCATCCATAGTGCTCACGGTAACGTATGATGGGAAGGCAGGTAAAGCTCTCGTTAAATTATACGACCCAGTGAATGATAGGATATACTTCTGGTACGATAACACGGGGCATAAACCATACTTACTCACCAACATTAGGCCTGAGGAGGTAGTCTCGAAATTATCAAAGGTCATTCTTCATCCAGGGTTCAGCCATATTGAGGTTGTGGAGAAGTATGACCCACTAAACGATAGGAAGGAAATATTCACTAAAATAGATGCCAAGGACCCATTAAGTATTGGCGGCAGGGCGGACTCAATAAGGGAGTTACTTCCAAAGACTTGGGAATCAAGGATCAGGTATCACCTATGTTATATTTATGATAATGATGTCGTGCCCGGAATGTTCTATAGGATCGAAGATGGAAGGCTAGTCCAAGTGCCCGTGGAGGTACCCAGTGAAATCGAGAGATTCATAAAGAGGCTGTATTCTAATGATAAGGAGTACCTAGAGGAAGCCGAAAAATGGATACCCCTATTTCAAGCACCCGTGCCGAACATAAAAAGGCTGTCGCTCGATATCGAGGTATTTACACCGCAGGAAAACAGGATACCGAACCCAAGGGAGGCTAATTACGAGATCATAGCAATAGGTCTCGCCGGTAGCGATGGTCTAAGGAAGGTACTCGTACTCAAAAGACCTGGTATGGAGTTACGGCCTGAGGATCTCGATGACCTGCTTTATGATGATATTGAAGTGGAGTTCTTTGACAGTGAGTATGATATGCTGAGGGAGTTTTTCTCGATCATGCTTCAATACCCAATTTTGATAACATTCAATGGAGACAATTTCGACCTTCCATACATTTACCATAGAGCATTGAAGCTCGGCTTCAGGAAGGAGGAGATACCCATAACTGTAGGGAGAAACGAGGCTTCCATAGCCCTTGGAATACATCTTGACCTATATAAGTTCTTCAATATAAGGGCAATCGAGGTGTATGCCTTCGGTGGTAAGTATAGGGGTATGGATAGGACGCTTGATACCATAGCCCACGCGATCATCGGCATGTCGAAACTAAGCAGGGACAAGACCGTTTCGCAAATGAGCTATGTTGAATTAATAAATTACAACTTTAGAGATGCCTTCCTAGGGCTCTACTTAACTACGTATGATGATAACCTAGTACTGAGATTGATATTATTAATGTCAAGGATCTCCAAAACACCACCAGATGACTTAGTTAGGAACCAGATATCAGCATGGATCAAGAACATGCTGTATTACGAACATAGGAAGAGGGGTTGGTTAATACCTGAGAAGGAGGACATAATTAAGGCTAAGGGTGATATAGCTACCAGGGCAATTATTAAGGGTAAGAAGTACGCGGGTGCCATAGTCCTTGATCCAATGCCTGGCATATTCCCGAGGGTTTATGTTCTGGACTTCGCGAGTATGTATCCATCTGTGATAAAGCGGTGGAACATCTCGTACGAAACGGTCAAATGCCCAAATGAGAGGGAGCAATCCAATAAACCGATTCCAGAGTTACCTCATTGGGTCTGCAACGATAGGAGGGGATTAACGGCATTAATTGTTGGCTTACTCAGGGATTTAAGGGCCTATGTATATAAGAAATTAGCTAAGTCCGCACCCAGTGGTGTACTAAAGAGCTACTATAATGTTGTACAGAGCGCTCTGAAGGTTTTCATAAATGCATCATACGGTGTACTCGGCGCAGACATATTCCAGCTATACTGTCCACCAGCGGCGGAGCTGACTACGGCCCTCGCCAGGTACGTACTTTCTAGAACAGTGCTTAGGGCATTGGAACTTGGGTTGGTGCCCATTTACGGCGATACCGATAGTCTCTTCATATGGAACCCCGATGAGAATAAACTTAAGGAGTTAATTGATTGGGTTGATAAGGAGTTTGGCATTGAGATAGAACTTGATAAGGTCTATAGGTTAGTTGCCATGAGTGGTAGGAAGAAGAACTACGTCGGCATACTGGAGGATGGTGAGTTGGACATCAAGGGATTAGTGGGTAAGAAGAGGAACACGCCTGACTTTGCCAAGGAAGCGTTTAATGAGGTACTAGGTCTCCTTTCTGATATTCAGGGTCTTGAGGACGTTGATAAGGTCGTTGAGGAAGTTAGGAATAAGGTTAGGGATTATTACAGAAGACTCCAGAGGAGGGAGATACCGCTTAATAAGTTGGCTATAAGGACGGCGCTAACGAAACCCCTTGAGTCATATACTAAGAATACTCCACAACACGTAAAGGCTGCATTGCAGTTGAAGAACCATGGTTATAATGCAAGACCTGGCGATATAATAATATACATAAAAACCACGGGGAAGGACGGCGTTAAACCAATACAATTGGCCAGGATCGACGAGGTTGATCCAAATAAATACATTGAGTACCTAAGGACTTCATTAGAGCAGGTGCTTGATGCCTTCGGGATAGAGTTCGAGAGCATAATGGGTTCTTCAATAATAGATAACTATTCATAG
- a CDS encoding CDP-alcohol phosphatidyltransferase family protein codes for MVLGKLKDRIERIGRNALEKGLVKVLPRNPNALTVMSLIMALITPYFVWLHLHWAYVLVLALLILASAFDMLDGLVARYWGRASRLGAFLDSTLDRYVDFIALVDLWLVNDGTVLGTIFLLLAILGSLMTSYARARAEALGVKMMGVGLIEREERLILILLILLLFIITNIYAVIFYGLLLLAVLTNITAIERIVIVARTLGK; via the coding sequence GTGGTTCTCGGTAAGCTTAAGGATAGGATAGAAAGGATTGGTAGGAACGCACTCGAGAAAGGCCTCGTGAAGGTTTTACCTAGGAATCCCAATGCATTAACGGTTATGTCATTAATCATGGCATTAATAACACCTTACTTTGTATGGCTTCATTTACACTGGGCCTATGTACTTGTACTCGCATTACTAATACTGGCCAGCGCGTTTGATATGCTCGATGGCTTAGTCGCGAGGTACTGGGGCAGGGCATCTAGACTTGGCGCCTTTCTGGATTCCACACTGGATAGGTATGTTGATTTTATAGCGCTTGTTGATCTTTGGCTAGTGAATGATGGAACTGTCCTGGGTACTATCTTTCTACTGCTTGCTATTCTAGGTTCATTAATGACGAGTTATGCCAGGGCTAGGGCCGAGGCCCTGGGTGTTAAGATGATGGGCGTTGGTCTTATCGAGAGGGAGGAAAGACTGATCCTTATTCTTCTCATTCTGCTTCTTTTCATCATAACCAACATATACGCGGTGATTTTCTACGGCCTTTTGCTACTTGCCGTATTGACTAACATCACGGCAATAGAGAGGATAGTAATTGTGGCAAGGACCTTAGGTAAGTAG
- a CDS encoding HAD-IIB family hydrolase, which produces MFNNGKIDLFKDVSALFTDYDGTIAPIDVARHLSKPPESIYGKLKEISRRIPVAVISTKDCDFLIPRTDFASAWSCTNGLEIRTGNTHYIHEELPEWQDKFRLLMDLIKNSELREAYLEIKRVSGFIGGLGIDWRNKGSVNSDVLNSVINMASKWGFRVIRYRGHPFMDIYPGIPIDKGYAVAKLRELMEITGPIIYMGDSENDIPAMKMVEYPIGIRHKYNEGLNLPVLLWINEDELPTFLDNLLILIKHLPPVR; this is translated from the coding sequence ATGTTCAATAATGGTAAAATCGATTTATTTAAGGACGTCTCAGCATTATTCACTGACTATGATGGTACAATAGCGCCAATAGACGTGGCGAGGCACTTGAGCAAACCCCCCGAGTCAATTTATGGGAAATTAAAGGAAATAAGTAGGCGCATTCCAGTAGCCGTAATAAGTACCAAGGACTGTGACTTCTTGATTCCAAGGACTGACTTCGCCAGTGCCTGGTCGTGCACAAATGGCCTTGAGATAAGGACTGGCAATACGCATTATATTCACGAGGAGTTACCTGAATGGCAGGATAAATTCAGGTTGTTAATGGATCTCATAAAAAACAGCGAACTTAGGGAGGCGTATCTAGAGATAAAACGCGTTAGTGGTTTTATTGGCGGATTAGGAATCGATTGGAGAAACAAAGGTTCGGTAAACTCCGATGTACTAAATAGCGTCATTAATATGGCGAGTAAATGGGGATTCAGGGTTATTAGGTACAGGGGGCACCCATTCATGGACATATATCCGGGTATTCCCATTGATAAGGGCTACGCAGTGGCGAAGCTTAGGGAACTCATGGAAATAACGGGACCAATAATATACATGGGTGATTCAGAGAATGATATACCAGCAATGAAAATGGTTGAATACCCCATTGGTATCAGGCACAAGTACAATGAGGGACTCAACCTACCAGTGCTACTGTGGATTAATGAAGATGAGTTGCCGACCTTCCTGGACAACTTACTAATTTTAATTAAACACCTACCACCAGTTAGATAG
- a CDS encoding aconitase X catalytic domain-containing protein, translating into MYLSKHEEAVLSGDYGDAAARAMQVIVRVGDVLRADRLLEIETAHVAGVSYLTIGDPGLEYLEDLAESGARFRTFTTVNPVGMDILNNWGIDKEFIDRQWRIINALRKLGASLWLTCTPYENLRIRPRTYHAWAESNAVAYINAVHDAWTEKLPGPFVVLSALVNRVPRYGLYTLSGRTPTHMVRLEGDPLISDPLIAGLLGRKVAELVGDGKPYLIARFSGNAVIKQLLASYATYSPHAFMVLHGITPNSDKYMSMMDKPETIDVSIKEMRRDNVEGGNYDVDAVFLGCPHYGIEEVNAVINYVRSKGGRRASKPVYIATTPFVLSQLSSETINMLKEHNVYLVLSTCPVVSPFLRSVGVSTVATESVKQMYYLPKMVGIKYVSCNGVECLDIAFND; encoded by the coding sequence ATGTACCTTAGCAAGCATGAAGAGGCTGTACTTAGCGGCGATTATGGAGACGCCGCTGCAAGGGCAATGCAGGTCATTGTTAGGGTTGGCGACGTACTGAGGGCTGATAGGCTCCTCGAGATAGAGACAGCGCATGTGGCCGGCGTGTCCTATTTAACAATAGGTGATCCGGGACTTGAGTACCTAGAGGATTTGGCGGAATCTGGGGCTAGGTTTCGTACATTCACGACGGTGAATCCCGTGGGCATGGATATACTCAATAATTGGGGAATTGATAAGGAGTTCATAGATAGGCAATGGAGGATAATTAATGCACTAAGGAAATTGGGCGCCAGCCTATGGCTCACGTGCACCCCATACGAGAATCTACGCATTAGGCCGAGGACGTACCATGCATGGGCCGAGTCCAATGCAGTGGCCTACATAAATGCTGTACATGATGCCTGGACAGAGAAGTTGCCGGGCCCCTTCGTAGTCTTATCCGCATTGGTTAATAGAGTACCTAGGTACGGACTTTACACCCTAAGTGGTAGAACGCCGACACATATGGTTAGGCTGGAAGGTGACCCATTGATCAGTGACCCATTGATCGCGGGGTTACTTGGCAGGAAAGTCGCTGAATTAGTTGGGGATGGGAAACCATACCTAATAGCCAGGTTTAGTGGTAATGCCGTGATCAAGCAATTACTCGCCAGTTACGCTACATACTCACCCCATGCCTTTATGGTACTTCATGGAATAACACCGAATAGTGATAAGTACATGTCTATGATGGACAAGCCTGAGACAATAGATGTAAGTATTAAGGAGATGAGGAGGGACAACGTAGAGGGGGGTAATTATGATGTTGATGCTGTGTTTCTCGGTTGCCCTCATTACGGTATTGAGGAAGTAAACGCAGTTATAAATTACGTAAGAAGCAAGGGAGGCAGGAGGGCAAGTAAGCCGGTGTATATAGCCACGACGCCTTTCGTACTTAGCCAATTAAGTAGTGAAACGATAAATATGCTTAAGGAGCATAATGTATACTTGGTGTTAAGTACGTGCCCTGTCGTATCACCATTCCTTAGAAGTGTTGGTGTTAGTACCGTGGCCACGGAGTCCGTGAAGCAAATGTACTACTTACCTAAGATGGTTGGCATTAAGTACGTGAGTTGCAATGGCGTTGAGTGCCTAGATATTGCATTTAATGATTAG
- a CDS encoding DNA polymerase sliding clamp — MVENEEPEREEPEENEEAEGIETEEIGGETGEVEEGGAGGVVETAEYYRIMFPKGREFRYVFTALANLLQESNLVIDTEGIKMKSIDPSKVSLVILDIPGSGLEEYNVTKELKVGISFDIVKKILKRVKAREKVELGVDTARNRFFITIYTKKGREGGFYRRFGLPIINIAEEEVPEPKLEYSVRIKMDMGAFLDVVSSASEISDSVKFIAKEDSFSIIAEGEGGKEIETTYTSSDEVFYEFTVQGTHDATYSVELLLDFIRPMRQISETVTIEFDNNKPLRLTMDFAIGSIQFYLAPRVA; from the coding sequence ATGGTTGAGAATGAAGAACCCGAGAGAGAGGAGCCTGAGGAGAACGAGGAGGCCGAGGGAATAGAAACAGAGGAGATAGGTGGGGAAACCGGCGAGGTGGAGGAGGGCGGTGCAGGTGGTGTTGTTGAAACGGCGGAGTATTACAGGATAATGTTCCCAAAGGGTAGGGAATTCAGGTATGTATTTACTGCCCTGGCTAATTTGCTCCAGGAGTCTAACCTAGTTATTGATACTGAGGGTATTAAGATGAAGTCCATAGACCCAAGTAAGGTTTCCTTAGTAATACTCGACATACCTGGTTCGGGGCTTGAGGAGTATAACGTGACCAAGGAACTAAAGGTAGGGATTAGCTTTGACATAGTTAAGAAGATCCTAAAAAGGGTTAAGGCTAGGGAGAAGGTTGAGCTTGGCGTTGATACTGCCAGGAATAGGTTCTTCATAACAATATACACGAAGAAGGGCAGGGAAGGAGGCTTCTACAGGAGGTTTGGGCTTCCAATAATTAACATAGCCGAGGAGGAGGTTCCCGAGCCCAAGCTTGAGTACTCCGTTAGAATTAAGATGGACATGGGCGCATTCCTGGATGTGGTGAGTTCAGCAAGCGAGATCTCCGATTCAGTGAAGTTCATTGCTAAGGAGGATTCGTTCTCAATAATCGCTGAGGGTGAGGGTGGAAAAGAAATAGAAACAACATACACAAGCAGTGATGAGGTATTTTACGAATTCACAGTACAGGGCACCCACGATGCGACGTATTCCGTGGAATTACTACTTGACTTCATTAGACCCATGAGACAAATAAGTGAGACCGTCACCATAGAATTTGATAATAATAAGCCCCTGAGGTTAACCATGGATTTTGCGATAGGGTCAATACAATTCTACCTAGCGCCAAGGGTGGCATGA
- a CDS encoding PadR family transcriptional regulator, which produces MSQRALGRLMTKLTKENLWIYVVKLLMERPMYGYEIAKEIKERFNIDITNVGVYVVLYKMERDGLVETFMSDGSKMYKLRPETVELWLRARDFISLILKEVFNCGVSCGSR; this is translated from the coding sequence ATGAGTCAGAGGGCGCTTGGTAGACTTATGACTAAGCTCACCAAGGAGAATTTGTGGATTTATGTAGTTAAGCTACTGATGGAGAGACCGATGTATGGTTATGAGATAGCCAAGGAGATTAAGGAGCGCTTTAATATTGATATAACAAACGTTGGTGTTTATGTGGTACTTTACAAGATGGAGAGGGATGGCTTAGTGGAGACCTTTATGAGCGATGGATCTAAGATGTATAAGCTGAGGCCAGAGACCGTGGAACTCTGGCTAAGGGCTAGGGACTTCATATCCCTAATTCTTAAAGAGGTTTTTAATTGCGGTGTGAGTTGTGGTTCTCGGTAA
- a CDS encoding TiaS agmantine-binding domain-containing protein: MPYLLLGIDDTDWEGGGCTTYVMYSFIKYLDKENHVDSIVGLPRLTRLNPYVPFKTRGNASLSVIIRVSSEDEARDHVELMESLIDQLTRKEGKTSPGIAYMVIDHAADINGKLVWFYGKSVRDVVTIDLAHRVANSVGAKLRGGRGVIGALASLGFMPRDATYEFIAYRSEGSERPPIDVRDIRLWNDTTKPFTFLNLDGEQVLIEPHGPDPVLFGIRGDSPYHVLAMGNYLASKYGAIGWIIYMTNQGTDEHRSRINEGIPYMNVNFISTVINESFDERGHAHLVLSNSQEIIAYRHLGISRNLSGCIGCLVHAWGGVKPNDKLNLYIEGMRTLHDRYVKVKNPRCPVCGGPMESIGRAGLLRCKRCGFKDKLPRIIMPRNRWLLINPRMSEYRHLMKPQERIGLEGLALYIPRPFLWVY; this comes from the coding sequence ATGCCTTACCTACTGCTTGGTATAGATGATACTGATTGGGAGGGTGGTGGATGTACAACGTACGTAATGTACTCATTCATAAAGTACCTAGACAAGGAAAACCACGTTGATAGTATAGTTGGGCTACCTCGTCTCACTAGGTTGAATCCTTATGTACCATTCAAGACAAGGGGCAATGCGTCACTCTCAGTGATCATCAGGGTTAGTTCAGAGGATGAAGCCAGGGATCATGTTGAACTCATGGAATCACTGATTGATCAATTAACAAGGAAGGAAGGTAAGACAAGCCCTGGTATTGCCTATATGGTAATAGATCATGCAGCCGATATCAACGGAAAGCTGGTCTGGTTCTACGGTAAAAGCGTTAGAGACGTAGTCACCATAGACCTTGCACACAGGGTGGCCAATAGCGTGGGAGCAAAATTAAGAGGCGGTAGGGGAGTCATCGGGGCATTGGCATCGCTTGGTTTCATGCCAAGGGACGCCACGTACGAGTTCATAGCCTACAGATCTGAAGGTAGCGAGAGACCACCGATTGACGTGAGAGACATTAGACTTTGGAATGACACAACAAAACCCTTTACATTCCTAAACCTAGACGGGGAACAAGTACTCATAGAGCCCCACGGCCCCGACCCAGTGCTCTTTGGCATCAGGGGTGATTCACCTTATCACGTGCTTGCTATGGGTAATTACCTCGCCAGTAAATACGGTGCTATTGGATGGATAATATACATGACTAATCAGGGCACTGATGAACATAGGTCTCGCATAAACGAGGGTATTCCTTACATGAACGTGAACTTTATTAGCACGGTAATCAATGAATCCTTTGATGAGAGAGGCCATGCCCACCTAGTACTCAGTAATAGCCAGGAGATCATTGCATATAGGCACTTGGGAATATCCAGGAACTTATCAGGTTGCATTGGATGCTTGGTCCATGCCTGGGGTGGAGTTAAGCCCAATGATAAGCTTAACCTCTACATTGAGGGCATGAGGACACTTCATGACAGGTATGTAAAGGTTAAAAACCCAAGATGCCCCGTATGTGGCGGCCCCATGGAGTCCATAGGCAGGGCTGGCTTATTAAGATGCAAACGATGTGGCTTTAAAGACAAATTACCCAGGATTATTATGCCTAGGAACAGGTGGTTACTGATTAATCCGAGGATGAGCGAGTATAGGCATTTGATGAAGCCCCAGGAACGCATTGGCCTTGAGGGGCTTGCACTCTATATACCTAGGCCATTTCTATGGGTTTATTGA
- a CDS encoding CPBP family intramembrane glutamic endopeptidase: MSRIIKPMVLLHNLMGNYIGNIIWPTILFIAIFIPVFITYEPYIMTNAHYDISSSIIQTLNSTLGSPVSLASTYLLGDLAPYLYLLIVALLIAYRKEVHRIVNELGLSWRPLFGKLTIPIVLVLAVLWFLVSGLIPLTAILPQVSLTNVLLLIYTLYPIAISEELVFRGFILNKLLPRRNSTKPISIMHSIPAILISAIYFTAAHLPIYLAMYGVNDLLTVAYILSYIFIYGLISGFIFALTSNVIPDIIMHWINDYLSIMVIIYSIH, translated from the coding sequence GTGAGTAGAATTATTAAACCCATGGTGTTGCTTCATAACTTGATGGGTAATTACATAGGCAATATCATTTGGCCCACAATACTGTTTATCGCAATATTTATCCCGGTATTCATTACGTATGAACCTTACATAATGACAAATGCTCACTACGATATTTCCTCATCAATAATCCAAACACTAAATAGCACCCTAGGAAGCCCCGTTAGTCTCGCATCGACATACCTACTTGGAGACTTAGCTCCATATCTATACCTACTCATCGTAGCGCTGCTCATTGCATATAGAAAGGAAGTCCATAGAATAGTTAATGAGCTTGGTCTCTCCTGGAGACCACTATTCGGTAAATTAACGATACCAATAGTCCTGGTGCTCGCTGTACTATGGTTTTTAGTAAGTGGTTTAATACCGCTTACGGCAATACTGCCCCAAGTATCATTAACGAATGTGCTACTACTCATATACACATTATATCCAATAGCAATAAGTGAGGAGTTAGTATTCAGGGGTTTTATCTTAAATAAACTATTACCAAGACGTAATTCCACAAAACCCATAAGTATCATGCATTCAATACCAGCGATACTCATAAGCGCCATTTACTTCACGGCAGCGCACCTACCCATTTACTTAGCCATGTATGGCGTCAATGACCTATTAACAGTAGCCTACATCCTAAGTTACATATTTATTTATGGATTGATTTCCGGCTTCATATTCGCATTGACGAGTAACGTTATACCAGACATTATAATGCATTGGATAAACGATTATCTATCAATAATGGTAATTATTTACTCAATACATTGA
- a CDS encoding DUF2286 domain-containing protein has protein sequence MSEESENAIIYVENESIANKEIVKSNLTETVKDYVKRLLDKWNPDESDFIVLKVPQTISLDLPLNKELYKRVEKFGVKRVGNKAEVEIPTYEIIYSNRWMGEDMETDRFVVIMPYINDEAINQVVNNILASLTPEGEGEGEGEEFLEE, from the coding sequence ATGTCTGAGGAGAGCGAGAATGCGATTATTTACGTGGAGAACGAAAGCATTGCAAATAAGGAAATCGTGAAATCAAACCTAACGGAAACCGTGAAAGACTATGTAAAGAGGCTATTGGATAAGTGGAACCCTGACGAGTCGGATTTCATAGTGCTCAAGGTCCCGCAGACAATTAGCCTGGACCTTCCTCTAAATAAGGAGCTTTATAAGAGGGTTGAAAAATTCGGTGTTAAGAGGGTTGGTAATAAGGCTGAGGTTGAGATACCAACCTATGAAATAATATATAGCAATAGGTGGATGGGTGAGGACATGGAGACCGACAGATTCGTCGTTATAATGCCCTACATAAATGATGAAGCAATTAATCAAGTGGTAAATAACATATTAGCATCATTAACACCTGAGGGCGAGGGCGAAGGCGAAGGTGAGGAATTCCTGGAGGAATGA